The following are encoded in a window of Chryseobacterium sp. genomic DNA:
- a CDS encoding CPBP family intramembrane glutamic endopeptidase: MSELTPKSLPHYKFGWRGAVVLLMGAMLPVILLSLGVFFTETVFGIDVRKNNLYIMLSNAALWIGAIWAFDYFECRAVTGRPLRFNLNPLSFRTYILIFPLMFGMMLIAEFLSGMLPVTGPFFGPMYEAFSKLMEQMTQNTATLVILAVIMAPVFEEVVFRGIIQKGLINKGMKPVTAIWISALVFGVVHANPWQFVGAVLLGYVLGLVYHRTKSLLMPVLLHAFNNLLSVLLLTNSDTESFSEAFEVSEYLLLAVGIVLFVLFHFLFTKKYTSSNQLKT, encoded by the coding sequence ATGTCAGAACTGACCCCTAAATCCTTACCGCATTATAAATTTGGCTGGCGCGGTGCCGTGGTCCTCCTGATGGGAGCCATGCTTCCTGTCATTCTTCTCAGTTTGGGCGTTTTTTTTACAGAAACTGTCTTCGGTATTGATGTTCGGAAAAATAATCTCTATATCATGCTCTCAAATGCAGCACTGTGGATCGGTGCCATCTGGGCTTTTGATTATTTTGAATGCCGTGCAGTTACGGGCAGGCCGCTGAGGTTCAACCTGAATCCCCTGAGTTTCCGCACGTACATCCTGATATTTCCCTTAATGTTCGGCATGATGCTGATCGCTGAATTCTTAAGTGGCATGTTGCCGGTTACAGGACCTTTTTTTGGACCCATGTACGAAGCCTTCTCAAAGTTAATGGAACAGATGACGCAGAATACTGCCACTCTGGTTATACTGGCTGTGATTATGGCACCTGTCTTTGAGGAAGTGGTCTTTCGTGGGATTATTCAGAAAGGTCTGATCAATAAGGGAATGAAACCTGTGACGGCCATTTGGATATCCGCTTTGGTATTTGGTGTTGTTCATGCCAATCCATGGCAGTTTGTAGGTGCGGTGCTGCTCGGTTATGTATTGGGACTGGTGTATCACCGTACCAAGTCGCTGCTGATGCCCGTGCTGCTGCACGCGTTTAACAATCTGCTCTCCGTGCTCCTGCTCACCAACAGTGACACCGAAAGTTTCTCAGAAGCTTTTGAAGTGTCAGAATATCTTTTGCTGGCCGTAGGAATTGTACTTTTTGTCCTGTTTCACTTTCTTTTCACAAAAAAATATACATCTTCAAACCAGCTAAAAACTTAA
- a CDS encoding DUF2147 domain-containing protein produces the protein MFAKISFFTFLLSFPLLYSQSRADQVLGTWLATDHSVAVGIYKSGREYKAKILWFDPELGSGTPIHTRLDHRNPRPELRNRKILGMEILEGLVYNAKSHIWEKGKIYDASSGKFWDSTAQITEEGFLKVRGFWKFSWMGKSLTFKRTNLANFTKL, from the coding sequence ATGTTTGCAAAAATATCCTTCTTTACCTTCCTTCTTTCATTTCCTCTTCTATATTCGCAGTCCCGTGCCGATCAGGTGTTGGGCACCTGGCTGGCAACCGATCATTCTGTAGCGGTTGGCATCTATAAGTCCGGCAGGGAATACAAAGCTAAAATTCTCTGGTTTGACCCCGAGTTGGGGAGTGGTACACCCATTCATACCCGCCTGGATCACCGTAATCCAAGACCTGAACTTCGCAATAGGAAAATTCTTGGCATGGAAATTCTGGAAGGGTTGGTGTATAATGCAAAAAGTCACATCTGGGAAAAAGGGAAGATTTATGACGCAAGCTCCGGTAAATTTTGGGATTCAACTGCCCAAATTACGGAAGAGGGGTTTCTGAAGGTTCGGGGTTTCTGGAAATTTTCCTGGATGGGCAAAAGCCTCACTTTCAAAAGAACAAATCTTGCTAACTTTACAAAACTATAA
- a CDS encoding YceI family protein, whose product MKKLALAFVMLSAVATAQTKKVVTSDIKWWGYKVAKTESSSHNGNLKVKEGNVQMKNNTITGGTFVLDMNSINATDVTGTTQQKLNGHLKNGDFFETDKYPTAVFKVSSVKKSGNAAFPHLVSGTLIAKGKTNEVSFPAKIGLNKGVLTLTSDKFAIDRQKWDIAYQSSMKDVVIKDDIDLQINFIAK is encoded by the coding sequence ATGAAAAAACTGGCACTTGCATTCGTAATGCTGTCTGCTGTAGCTACTGCGCAGACCAAAAAAGTCGTGACCTCCGATATTAAGTGGTGGGGCTATAAAGTAGCTAAAACTGAGTCGTCTTCACACAACGGCAACCTGAAAGTGAAAGAAGGTAATGTACAGATGAAGAACAATACCATTACCGGCGGAACTTTTGTGCTGGATATGAACTCCATCAATGCAACTGATGTTACCGGAACCACTCAGCAGAAACTTAACGGACACCTGAAGAACGGTGACTTTTTCGAAACGGATAAATATCCAACTGCGGTATTTAAGGTCAGCAGTGTGAAGAAGTCCGGCAATGCCGCTTTCCCGCATCTGGTTTCAGGTACGCTGATTGCAAAAGGGAAGACCAATGAAGTGTCTTTTCCCGCAAAAATCGGTTTGAATAAAGGTGTGCTGACATTAACTTCTGATAAATTCGCCATAGACAGACAGAAATGGGACATTGCTTACCAGTCCTCCATGAAAGATGTGGTAATAAAGGATGATATTGACCTGCAGATCAACTTTATAGCAAAATAA
- a CDS encoding RNA recognition motif domain-containing protein produces MNIFISNLNYSVVESELQALFENYGDVDSAKVISDRETGRSRGFGFVEMPNNEEALKAIEELNQKEFKQKVLNVSEARPREDRPRSFGGGNGGGYNRGGNSGGGYNRGGDNDRRREW; encoded by the coding sequence ATGAACATTTTTATTTCAAATCTTAACTACTCAGTAGTTGAGTCCGAGTTGCAGGCGTTATTCGAAAATTATGGAGACGTAGATTCTGCAAAAGTGATTTCAGACAGAGAAACCGGAAGAAGCAGAGGCTTTGGTTTCGTAGAAATGCCAAACAACGAGGAGGCATTGAAAGCAATCGAGGAACTTAATCAAAAGGAATTCAAGCAAAAAGTACTTAATGTATCCGAAGCCCGTCCGAGAGAGGACAGACCAAGAAGTTTCGGTGGCGGTAACGGCGGCGGCTATAACAGAGGCGGCAACAGCGGCGGCGGTTATAACAGAGGTGGCGATAACGACAGAAGAAGAGAGTGGTAA
- the rdgB gene encoding RdgB/HAM1 family non-canonical purine NTP pyrophosphatase: MELLVATHNQHKKEEIQQILQGLFEVKSLTDYDIHDEIIEDGHTFHENALIKAKYCFDKTGIPSLGDDSGLVVDALDGRPGIYSARYASNHDFPKNIAKVLEELGNNTNRSAYFVTVLCYYSSEGPKYYEGRVYGNLLSENKGKQGFGYDPVFVPEGYELTFAEMEPEHKNRISHRKKALDAFLADMEQ; the protein is encoded by the coding sequence ATGGAATTACTTGTTGCCACGCACAATCAGCATAAAAAAGAAGAAATACAGCAGATCCTGCAAGGACTTTTTGAAGTAAAAAGCCTTACTGATTACGATATTCATGATGAAATCATTGAAGATGGCCACACCTTTCACGAAAATGCACTGATTAAGGCAAAATACTGTTTTGATAAAACGGGGATCCCGAGCCTGGGCGACGATTCCGGTTTGGTAGTGGATGCTCTGGACGGCAGACCTGGAATTTATTCCGCACGCTATGCATCCAACCATGACTTCCCGAAGAATATCGCCAAGGTATTGGAAGAGCTGGGGAATAATACAAACCGCAGTGCCTATTTTGTAACAGTTCTTTGTTATTACAGCAGCGAAGGTCCGAAATATTATGAAGGCCGTGTCTATGGAAATCTCCTCTCAGAAAATAAAGGAAAACAGGGCTTTGGCTATGATCCAGTTTTTGTTCCGGAAGGTTACGAACTGACCTTCGCTGAGATGGAACCCGAACACAAGAACCGGATCAGCCACCGCAAAAAGGCTCTGGATGCTTTTCTTGCCGATATGGAGCAGTAG
- a CDS encoding ribonuclease Z: MSTCLTILGFNSAIPTVNSSPTAQFLEMEERHFLIDCGEGTQVQLRKAKARFSKINHIFISHLHGDHFFGLPGLISSFRLLGRETPIHIYGPKGIKEMLETIFRITQTHRGFEIIYHELQSRSSEKIYEDNRVEVITIPLDHRIYCNGYLFREKPKERHLNMAEISKYPEIEICDYHNLKLGKDFTLRDGYVLKNEKLTLEPSKSVSYAFCSDTRYLESVVPIIEGVDVLYHESTFLHDLKEMADYTGHSTALEAARIARKANVGKLILGHFSNRYGDLSVFTDEAKSVFSESYLPKALEPIKIG; this comes from the coding sequence TTGAGCACCTGTCTGACCATCCTGGGATTCAATTCGGCCATCCCTACAGTTAATTCCTCACCTACCGCGCAGTTCCTGGAAATGGAGGAGCGTCATTTCCTGATCGACTGTGGCGAGGGTACTCAGGTACAGCTCCGCAAGGCAAAAGCACGTTTTTCCAAGATCAACCATATATTTATTTCCCACCTCCATGGCGACCATTTCTTCGGTTTGCCGGGCCTTATTTCCTCTTTCCGGCTGTTGGGGCGCGAAACACCCATCCACATTTACGGGCCAAAAGGAATAAAGGAAATGCTGGAAACCATTTTCCGAATCACCCAAACCCACCGGGGCTTCGAAATTATCTATCATGAATTGCAGAGCAGGAGTTCAGAAAAGATCTATGAGGATAACAGAGTAGAAGTCATCACTATTCCACTGGATCACAGGATTTACTGCAACGGCTATCTTTTCCGTGAAAAACCGAAGGAAAGGCACCTCAATATGGCCGAAATCTCCAAATATCCTGAAATTGAAATCTGCGACTATCACAATCTGAAACTGGGTAAAGATTTTACACTAAGGGATGGTTATGTACTGAAGAATGAAAAGCTGACCTTGGAGCCCAGCAAATCGGTTAGCTATGCTTTCTGCAGTGATACACGTTATCTGGAAAGCGTTGTTCCCATTATTGAAGGGGTAGATGTGCTTTATCACGAGTCCACCTTTCTGCATGACCTGAAGGAAATGGCCGATTATACCGGGCATTCCACTGCGCTGGAGGCGGCACGCATTGCCCGGAAAGCCAATGTAGGAAAACTTATTCTGGGTCATTTCTCCAACAGGTATGGTGACCTGAGTGTATTTACAGATGAGGCAAAGTCTGTGTTTTCCGAATCTTACCTGCCAAAAGCACTGGAGCCGATAAAAATTGGTTAA
- a CDS encoding peptide chain release factor 3 — protein MSDLIKEIQKRKTFGIISHPDAGKTTLTEKLLLFGGAIQEAGAVKSNKIKKGATSDFMEIERQRGISVATSVLAFNYRDHKINILDTPGHKDFAEDTYRTLTAVDSVIVVIDVAKGVEEQTEKLVQVCRMRNIPMLVFINKLDREGKDAFDLLDEVEQKLGLTVVPLSLPIGMGSDFQGIYNIWENNIQLFLEEKKQRVGDTIKFDDISDPQIDEVIGAKAAATLREELELVQSVYPEFKREDYLNGDLQPVFFGSALNNFGVRELLDAFIDIAPMPQPKESEKRVVKPEEKDFTGFVFKIHANMDPKHRDRLAFVKIVSGTFKRNENYLLVRENKKMKFSSPNAFFADKKEVVDESFPGDIVGLHDTGNFRIGDTLTSGEKISFKGVPSFSPEHFRYINNNDPLKAKQLAKGIDQLMDEGVAQLFTMEMNGRKIIGTVGALQYEVIQYRLEHEYGAKCTYEPLSIHKACWIEADEKSEEFKEFARLKQRFLARDKYDQLVFLADSSFTIHMTQEKFPNVKLHFVSEFTHQD, from the coding sequence ATGTCAGATTTAATCAAAGAAATACAAAAACGGAAAACCTTTGGTATCATTTCCCACCCGGATGCCGGTAAAACGACGCTGACCGAGAAACTTCTTCTTTTTGGAGGGGCGATACAGGAGGCAGGAGCCGTAAAATCAAATAAAATAAAGAAAGGGGCTACTTCCGACTTTATGGAAATTGAAAGGCAGAGGGGAATCTCCGTTGCCACCTCGGTGCTGGCATTTAACTACCGAGACCATAAAATCAACATTCTGGATACACCGGGTCACAAAGATTTTGCAGAAGACACCTACCGAACCCTTACGGCGGTGGACTCTGTAATTGTGGTAATAGATGTTGCTAAAGGTGTGGAAGAGCAGACGGAAAAGCTGGTGCAAGTGTGCCGTATGCGGAATATCCCGATGCTGGTTTTCATCAACAAACTGGACCGTGAAGGTAAGGATGCATTTGATCTACTGGATGAAGTGGAACAGAAACTGGGCCTTACCGTGGTACCGCTTTCACTGCCCATCGGTATGGGATCGGATTTCCAGGGGATTTACAATATCTGGGAAAACAATATCCAGCTCTTCCTGGAGGAAAAGAAGCAGCGCGTAGGCGACACCATAAAATTCGATGATATTTCTGACCCTCAAATTGATGAAGTCATAGGTGCAAAAGCCGCCGCTACTTTACGCGAGGAACTGGAACTTGTGCAGTCCGTCTATCCGGAATTTAAGCGCGAAGATTATTTGAACGGTGATTTGCAGCCGGTATTCTTCGGGTCAGCGCTTAATAACTTTGGAGTACGTGAGCTGCTGGACGCCTTTATTGACATTGCTCCCATGCCGCAACCTAAGGAAAGTGAAAAGCGGGTGGTAAAACCGGAAGAAAAAGACTTCACCGGTTTCGTATTCAAGATCCACGCGAATATGGATCCCAAACACCGGGACCGTCTGGCTTTTGTAAAGATCGTGTCCGGCACCTTCAAACGGAATGAAAACTACTTACTGGTGAGAGAAAACAAGAAAATGAAGTTCTCTTCGCCAAACGCTTTCTTCGCTGATAAAAAAGAAGTGGTGGATGAAAGTTTCCCGGGAGACATAGTAGGTCTGCACGATACGGGTAATTTCCGCATAGGGGACACGCTTACGAGCGGAGAAAAAATAAGTTTTAAAGGAGTGCCGAGTTTTTCGCCTGAACATTTCCGTTACATCAACAACAATGATCCCCTTAAGGCCAAGCAACTCGCAAAAGGTATTGACCAGCTTATGGATGAAGGTGTGGCCCAGCTATTCACTATGGAAATGAACGGACGAAAGATTATCGGAACGGTAGGTGCGCTTCAGTATGAAGTAATCCAGTACCGACTTGAACATGAATACGGTGCAAAATGTACTTATGAACCGCTTTCCATTCACAAAGCGTGTTGGATAGAGGCCGATGAAAAATCGGAGGAGTTTAAAGAGTTCGCCAGACTGAAGCAGCGTTTCCTGGCCCGCGACAAGTATGATCAATTGGTTTTCCTGGCAGATTCGTCATTCACCATCCACATGACACAGGAAAAATTCCCGAATGTAAAACTGCATTTCGTAAGCGAATTCACGCATCAGGATTAA
- the ychF gene encoding redox-regulated ATPase YchF, whose amino-acid sequence MKCGIVGLPNVGKSTLFNCLSNAKAQSANYPFCTIEPNLGTVSVPDERLFELEKLVNPERVLPAVVEIVDIAGLVKGASKGEGLGNQFLANIRECEAIIHVLRCFENGNIIHVEGSVDPMRDKEVIDIELQLKDIETVTKAVEKAKKFIKSGKKEDILNYETLQNLQKFLEDGRNAREFETNDHTKAIIDDVQLLTNKPVLYVCNVDENSIKNGNDWIAKIEEMAKRENAEVVVLAAQIEADINELETFEERKMFLDEIGLDEPGVNKLIRKAYDLLQLQTYFTAGVKEVRAWTIGKGWTAPQAAGVIHTDFEKGFIRAEVIKYNDYITYGSEAKVKEAGKMGVEGKEYIVQDGDIMHFRFNV is encoded by the coding sequence ATGAAATGTGGTATCGTAGGACTTCCAAACGTAGGTAAGTCAACTCTTTTTAACTGCCTAAGCAACGCCAAAGCACAGTCTGCCAACTATCCTTTCTGCACTATTGAACCCAACCTGGGAACCGTTTCTGTGCCGGATGAAAGGCTTTTTGAGCTGGAAAAATTAGTGAATCCGGAGCGCGTTCTGCCCGCGGTGGTGGAAATCGTGGATATTGCCGGCCTTGTAAAAGGGGCTAGCAAAGGGGAAGGTCTGGGTAACCAGTTCCTGGCCAACATCCGCGAATGTGAAGCCATTATTCATGTTTTAAGATGTTTTGAAAACGGCAACATTATTCATGTGGAAGGTTCTGTGGATCCAATGCGTGATAAGGAAGTCATTGATATTGAGCTTCAGCTGAAAGATATTGAAACGGTGACCAAGGCAGTGGAGAAAGCGAAAAAGTTCATCAAATCCGGTAAAAAAGAGGATATCCTGAACTACGAAACCCTGCAGAATCTGCAGAAGTTCCTGGAAGACGGACGCAATGCCCGTGAATTTGAAACCAATGACCATACGAAAGCCATAATTGATGATGTGCAGCTTCTTACCAATAAACCGGTATTGTATGTTTGTAATGTAGATGAAAATTCAATTAAGAACGGTAACGACTGGATTGCCAAAATTGAAGAGATGGCCAAACGCGAAAATGCGGAAGTGGTGGTTCTGGCAGCCCAGATTGAAGCCGATATTAACGAACTGGAAACATTTGAGGAAAGAAAAATGTTCCTGGACGAGATAGGTCTGGACGAGCCGGGTGTAAACAAGCTGATCCGTAAGGCATACGACCTGCTGCAGCTGCAGACGTATTTCACTGCCGGTGTGAAGGAAGTTCGTGCCTGGACTATAGGAAAAGGCTGGACCGCACCGCAGGCTGCCGGCGTGATACACACCGATTTTGAAAAAGGATTTATTCGCGCCGAAGTCATTAAATACAATGACTACATAACCTATGGTTCCGAAGCTAAAGTGAAGGAAGCCGGTAAAATGGGCGTTGAAGGTAAGGAATACATCGTTCAGGACGGCGATATCATGCACTTCCGATTTAACGTATAA
- a CDS encoding TonB-dependent receptor plug domain-containing protein: protein MKKRVIYVGALLVVSSHVLSQQTHETVIDEVTVASKIPQQLYKTGKNVKLLTQEDLKKYQGQSVAEVLQQVAGVQLTGSANNAQEPKFTKVRGGKLANILILLDGVPLKDVTGNDYSAADIRLLALENIEQIEVLSGASSVLYGSNAAGAVINIRTQKNTTKTVEGEVAARGGSYGTFAQNAAVRGQIKGFHYQLSGFNEKSDGFSSAEGQGFDKDGFEKQNASATVGYRGARVSANVQAGWNHHLFEYDAGAFADGRSRGDDTQKFIGAHSDFRYNKGQLVANLRYTNTERTIQGYANDTYRDEYFYGGNNLFAELFNNYNVSERFSITAGVQHERQQLGSSSLPWGGSEMQEDLKKADTELYNTDLFAKASVNYLDFHLDAGSRMTNNSRFGNHFVYSINPYYLKETAKIYYKIGYSFATAFIAPTLYQTYGTLPYTTANFDLKPERNSTHEVDLSIGNRDRSLLFNATAFFTEEQDVFAYAMNPDFTGNFVNVDENRIRGVEVGFDYRIIDQVKIGGNYSFVEKEKEATRLRVPKNRVNSYIDITPLEGTRIALSHQYVSNRADYYFDENFQRVDVMLEAYHLMNLNINQKLGKSFEVFGNIGNLLNTGYTDVVGFTTKRRNYTAGFSYRF from the coding sequence ATGAAGAAAAGAGTAATTTATGTTGGAGCTTTGCTTGTCGTTAGTTCGCATGTACTGTCCCAACAAACGCATGAAACCGTCATTGATGAAGTAACTGTGGCGTCAAAAATTCCGCAGCAGCTTTACAAAACCGGTAAAAATGTAAAACTGCTGACGCAGGAGGACCTGAAAAAATATCAGGGCCAAAGTGTAGCGGAGGTGCTGCAGCAGGTGGCCGGTGTTCAGCTAACCGGTAGCGCAAACAATGCGCAGGAGCCCAAATTCACCAAGGTTCGCGGCGGTAAACTGGCTAATATCCTGATTTTGCTGGACGGTGTCCCGCTAAAAGATGTCACCGGAAATGACTACAGTGCGGCTGACATTAGATTGCTGGCGCTGGAAAATATAGAACAAATAGAAGTACTAAGCGGCGCCTCATCCGTTCTTTATGGCTCCAATGCTGCCGGTGCCGTAATCAATATCCGCACGCAAAAAAACACCACGAAAACTGTGGAAGGCGAAGTTGCAGCCAGAGGCGGCTCCTACGGAACATTTGCGCAAAATGCAGCAGTTAGGGGTCAGATTAAAGGATTTCACTATCAGCTTTCAGGATTTAATGAAAAGTCGGATGGTTTTTCCTCGGCTGAAGGTCAGGGTTTTGATAAGGATGGCTTTGAAAAGCAAAATGCTTCCGCCACTGTGGGCTATCGTGGTGCGCGTGTAAGTGCAAACGTGCAGGCAGGCTGGAACCACCATCTTTTTGAATATGATGCCGGGGCGTTTGCTGACGGGAGGAGTCGTGGTGATGATACCCAGAAATTCATTGGCGCCCACTCTGATTTTAGATACAACAAAGGTCAGCTGGTGGCCAATTTGCGTTATACCAACACCGAAAGAACGATTCAGGGTTATGCGAATGATACGTATCGCGACGAATATTTCTATGGTGGCAACAACCTTTTCGCCGAACTCTTCAATAACTATAATGTTTCCGAGCGGTTCAGCATCACAGCTGGCGTTCAGCACGAAAGACAGCAGTTGGGCTCCAGTTCACTACCCTGGGGCGGTTCTGAAATGCAGGAAGATCTAAAAAAAGCCGATACGGAACTTTATAACACCGATCTTTTCGCAAAAGCAAGTGTAAATTATCTGGATTTCCATCTGGATGCAGGTTCCAGGATGACCAATAACTCCAGGTTCGGGAATCATTTTGTGTACAGTATAAATCCGTACTACCTTAAAGAGACCGCAAAGATTTACTACAAGATAGGTTACTCATTTGCCACCGCATTCATAGCGCCTACCCTCTATCAAACCTACGGAACGCTCCCATATACCACGGCCAATTTTGATCTGAAACCGGAGCGCAACAGTACACACGAGGTAGACCTTAGCATCGGGAACAGGGACCGGAGTTTGCTTTTTAATGCCACCGCTTTCTTTACAGAGGAGCAGGATGTATTTGCCTATGCAATGAACCCCGACTTTACAGGCAATTTTGTGAATGTGGACGAAAACAGGATTAGGGGAGTTGAAGTTGGCTTTGATTACAGAATCATTGATCAGGTAAAAATTGGCGGCAATTACAGTTTTGTTGAAAAGGAGAAGGAAGCTACAAGACTCAGAGTACCAAAAAACCGGGTAAATTCATATATTGACATCACTCCGTTGGAAGGAACACGCATTGCCCTTTCACACCAATACGTTTCCAATCGTGCTGATTATTATTTTGATGAGAATTTTCAGCGCGTAGATGTTATGCTGGAGGCCTATCATCTGATGAATCTGAACATCAATCAGAAGCTGGGGAAATCTTTTGAAGTATTCGGGAACATTGGCAACCTCTTAAACACGGGCTACACCGATGTCGTAGGATTTACTACTAAAAGACGAAACTATACAGCAGGATTCAGTTACAGATTCTGA
- a CDS encoding phage holin family protein, translating into MRIIINLLVTAAVAFLLTKVLSGVHIDGFSTAIVFAIVLGILNLIVSPILKLLGLPLTIITLGLFSLVINAIVILIADYFIEGMQIDGFWWAFIFSIALSLITSLVSGIFSSDD; encoded by the coding sequence ATGAGGATTATTATCAATTTGCTGGTGACTGCTGCAGTTGCCTTTCTGCTTACCAAGGTACTTTCGGGGGTTCATATTGATGGCTTTTCCACGGCCATCGTCTTTGCCATCGTGCTGGGAATACTTAACCTTATCGTATCACCCATCCTGAAACTGTTAGGACTACCGCTTACCATCATCACTCTGGGGCTTTTCTCACTGGTGATAAACGCCATCGTAATCCTGATCGCCGATTATTTTATCGAAGGTATGCAAATCGACGGGTTCTGGTGGGCTTTTATTTTCAGTATCGCTCTTTCGCTGATTACCTCCCTGGTGAGCGGCATATTTTCGTCCGATGACTGA